A portion of the Musa acuminata AAA Group cultivar baxijiao chromosome BXJ1-1, Cavendish_Baxijiao_AAA, whole genome shotgun sequence genome contains these proteins:
- the LOC103999308 gene encoding uncharacterized protein LOC103999308, with amino-acid sequence MSSLVRPNRSPSLVPLPSYPPQAIVEASHCYSHLRENEKVLHHNPDSVTITTMEQTLADVSDIFDSVVYLDESLRQEGFEDGYKDGLVSGKEEGKEVGLKMGFQVAEELGFYQGCVDVWNSVIQVDSGAFSSRLQKSVQQLGDLLRKYPLLDPENEQVQEVMDGIRLKFRIISANMGVKLEYKGYTKSSGMEDM; translated from the exons ATGTCTTCTCTTGTTCG CCCTAACAGGAGCCCTAGCTTGGTTCCTCTCCCCTCGTATCCACCTCAGGCGATCGTCGAAGCAAGTCATTGTTACTCCCATCTCCGGGAGAACGAAAA GGTGCTTCATCACAACCCAGACAGTGTCACCATCACAACCATGGAGCAAACACTTGCAGATGTTTCGGACATCTTCGATTCGGTGGTGTATCTGGATGAATCCCTGCGCCAAGAGGGTTTCGAGGATGGGTACAAGGATGGTTTGGTTTCTGGCAAGGAGGAGGGGAAAGAAGTGGGGTTGAAGATGGGTTTCCAAGTTGCGGAAGAGCTGGGCTTTTATCAGGGCTGCGTTGATGTGTGGAACTCAGTGATCCAAGTTGACTCAGGAGCATTCTCATCCAGGCTCCAGAAGAGTGTCCAACAACTAGGAGATCTGCTAAGGAAGTATCCACTGTTGGACCCTGAAAATGAGCAAGTTCAGGAGGTGATGGATGGTATCAGACTAAAGTTCAGGATTATTTCGGCAAATATGGGTGTTAAGTTGGAATATAAAGGCTATACGAAATCGTCGGGGATGGAGGATATGTAG